The Tenrec ecaudatus isolate mTenEca1 chromosome 12, mTenEca1.hap1, whole genome shotgun sequence genomic interval CCGGGGTGACTTTGGGGCAGGCACCCTTGCTTTGCCGGTTTCCCAAgttggaaactgaggctcagagtgtGCGGCTTGCGGAGCCTCGGTGCTGGGGCCTGTCCGCCCGGGCTGACCTGTGCCCTCCTCTCCCTGCAGGTCCCGAGCGAGGCGCCCGCGCCCCCCGCCGACCCGACACGCCCCCACGCGTGCCCGGACTGCGGCCGCGCCTTCGCGCGCCGCTCCACGCTGGCCAagcacgcgcgcacgcacacggGCGAGCGGCCCTTCGCGTGCACCGAGTGCGGCCGTCGCTTCTCGCAGAAGTCGGCGCTGACCAAACACGGCCGCACGCACACGGGCGAGCGGCCCTACGAGTGCCCCGAGTGCGACAAGCGCTTCTCGGCGGCCTCCAACCTGCGGCAGCACCGACGGCGCCACACGGGCGAGAAGCCGTACGCGTGCGCGCACTGCGGCCGCCGCTTCGCGCAGAGCTCCAACTACGCGCAGCACCTGCGCGTGCACACGGGCGAGAAGCCGTACGCGTGCCCGGACTGCGGGCGCGCCTTCGGCGGCAGCTCGTGCCTGGCGCGCCACCGGCGCACGCACACGGGCGAGCGGCCGTACGCCTGCGCCGACTGCGGCACGCGCTTCGCGCAGAGCTCGGCGCTGGCCAAGCACAAGCGCGTGCACACGGGCGAGAAGCCGCACCGCTGCGCC includes:
- the ZNF771 gene encoding zinc finger protein 771 encodes the protein MPGEQQAEEEEEEEMQEEMVLLVKGEEEEGEEKYEVVKLKIPMDKEVPSEAPAPPADPTRPHACPDCGRAFARRSTLAKHARTHTGERPFACTECGRRFSQKSALTKHGRTHTGERPYECPECDKRFSAASNLRQHRRRHTGEKPYACAHCGRRFAQSSNYAQHLRVHTGEKPYACPDCGRAFGGSSCLARHRRTHTGERPYACADCGTRFAQSSALAKHKRVHTGEKPHRCAVCGRGFGHRSNLAEHARTHTGERPYPCAECGRRFRLSSHFIRHRRAHLRRRLFICAGCGRDFKLPAGATATERCPDCECEGS